In Brevibacterium pigmentatum, the sequence GGTGCCGATCCACGTTCCCATCGGCACGCCGACGAGATTGGCCACGGTGAGCCCGCCGACGAGGCTGGCGAGTGCTCGGCCCTGCACCGCGGCGGGAGCGATGGCCGAGGTGTGAACTGCGGCGACGGCCCAGAATCCGCCGCAGGCGAAGGCGGACAGCACCCGGGAGACCATGAGCAGCCCGTAGCTCGGCGACAGTGCCGCAAGGATGTGAAGGGCGGAGAAGCCGATGATCATGACGATCATCGTCGCCCGCCTGGGCAGGGTCAGCGTCAACAGCGTCATGGCCGGTGCCCCGACGATCATGCCGACGGCGAAACCGGTGATGAGCAGGCCTGCCTGTGGGATGGTCACGCCCAGATCCGCACTCAGCGGCTCGAGGATTCCGGCGATCATGAACTCGCTGGTGCCGAGGCAGAAGATCACGGCGGCCAGAAGGTAGACCTGAGCGGGGACGCGGGGTCTGAGGGAAGGCGGTGCTGAGGTGTTCATCGAGTGGAGCCGCCTTTCGTCGAGGAACCTGCCCTCACGGGGGTACCTCCGGTCTCGAGGGTGGCCTTTCCGGCCGGAGTGCACAGTCCTGCGACGAAGGCTCTGGCCTGGGCGAGGACGTGGTCTTCGGGCATGACCCGGGCGGCGATCCGCAGGCCGGCGAGCACGCTGTGGATGAGTTGGGCATGGATGCGGGGGTCGAGGTCATCGAGGACATGGTCGGCGCTCTGACCTCGTTCGATGATGCCTGAGTAGGTGTCGAGCCACGCGTCGCGATCGGGGTCGAGGATGGAGCACACGGCATCGACTTCGCGGCCGAGTTCGGCGGCCGTATTCGCCGACAGGCATCCGGTCCGGTTCTCGTCTTCGCACTGCTGCTCAAGGGCGCCGCCGAGGCGGTGCATGAGCAGGACGGGTGCGGGCTCGGCGCTGTGGTCGAGTTCCTCCCTCAGTGGGATGCCCGTGGCCGTATAGTCGCGCAGGGCGCGGAGGAAGACGGCGTCGAGGCTGTCGAAGGCGTTGTAGAAGCTCGAGCGGCCGATGTTCGCGCGTTCGCAGACCAGCCCCACATCGGTTCCCGCGTAGCCGTGTTCGCTGAACACGGCTATGGCTGCGTCGATGACGGAATGCTCGTCGAAGCTCTTCTTCCTGCCCATGCGACGAGCCTAAAGAATTTTGGACACGCGTGTCCAATAAATTCTGATCTAGGTTGGTCCGATCGATTCGGTGGTGTCCTCAGGACCCGACGTCGCCGAGGTGGTGCCGGACTTCGTGGAGTCCGTAGAGCGC encodes:
- a CDS encoding TetR/AcrR family transcriptional regulator, with the translated sequence MGRKKSFDEHSVIDAAIAVFSEHGYAGTDVGLVCERANIGRSSFYNAFDSLDAVFLRALRDYTATGIPLREELDHSAEPAPVLLMHRLGGALEQQCEDENRTGCLSANTAAELGREVDAVCSILDPDRDAWLDTYSGIIERGQSADHVLDDLDPRIHAQLIHSVLAGLRIAARVMPEDHVLAQARAFVAGLCTPAGKATLETGGTPVRAGSSTKGGSTR